From the Mycobacterium sp. DL592 genome, the window GCCTTTCGCTTTTCGTCGGCGTTCGGGACCACCCTGTCGCGACTGGTGCGCCACGGGATCGGCGTGCACCACGCCGGCATGCTGCCCAAGTACCGTCGGCTGGTCGAACAGCTCGCCCAGGCCGGCCTGCTCAAGGTCATCTGCGGCACCGACACTCTCGGCGTCGGGATCAACGTGCCGATCCGGACGGTGGTGTTCTCGGCGCTGTCGAAGTACGACGGCACCCGCACCCGTCTGCTCAACGCGCGCGAGTTCCACCAGATCGCCGGGCGGGCCGGGCGCGCCGGCTACGACACCGCGGGCACCGTCGTCGTTCAGGCGCCCGACCATGAGGTGGAGAACCTCAAACAGTTCGCCAAGGTCGCCGACGACCCGAAGAAGCGCCGGAAACTGGTCCGCCGCAAGGTACCTGAGGGCATGGTTCCCTGGAGCGAGTCCACCATGACGCGGCTCATCGAGGCGGTTCCCGAGCCGCTGACCTCCAGTATGAGGGTGTCGACGGCGATGATCCTCGACGTCGTGGACCGCCCCGGTGACCCGTTCGTCGCGATGCGCAGGCTGCTCACCGACAATCACGAACCGCGCAAGCGTCAGCTCGCCCACATCCGGGAGGCGGTCGGCATCGCCCGCTCGCTGCTGCAGGCCGGCATCCTCGAACGCCTCGCCGAGCCCGAGCCCGATGGGCGCCGCTACCGGCTCACCGTGGACCTGCCGCCCGACTTCGCCCTCAATCAGCCGTTGTCGACGTTCGCGCTGGCGGCGATCGAGGTTCTCGACCCGGCCTCGGAAACCTATGCGCGCGATGTTGTTTCGGTGATCGAGGCGACGCTGGAGGACCCGCGGCAGATCCTGGCCGCACAGCTGAACAAGGCCAGGGGCGAAGCCGTCGCCGCGATGAAGGCCGAGGGCATCGAGTACGACGAGCGCATCGAACTGCTCGACGACGTGACCTACCCCAAGCCGCTCGACGAACTGCTGCAGCACACCTTCGAGGTGTATCTGCGCAGCAACCCGTGGGCCGCCGACGGCCGGCTGTCGCCGAAGTCGGTGGTGCGCGAAATGTGGGAGCGGGCGTTCACCTTTCGAGAGTTCGTCAGCGTCTACGGGCTGACCCGCTCGGAAGGTGCGGTGCTGCGCTACCTCTCCGACGCGTTCAAGGCGCTGCGCTCGGGTGTGCCCGCCGCGGCACGCACAGAGGAGCTCACCGACATCGTGGAATGGCTCGGCGAGTTGGTGCGCCAGGTCGATTCGAGTCTGCTCGACGAGTGGGAGCAGCTGACCAACCCGGACCAGCCCCATGACGCCCCGGTGGCGGTGCCGGCCCGCCCGCGCCCGCTGACCGGCAACGAGCGCGCGTTCACTGCGATGGTGCGCAATGCCCTGTTCCGGCGGGTGGAGCTCTTCGCCCGCCGCCGCGCCCACGACCTCGGCGAGCTGGATGCCGCAGCGGGGTGGACAGCCTCGCGGTGGCAAGCCGTGATCGACGACTACTTCGACGAACACGACGACGTGGGCACCGGGGCCGACGCCCGCGGACCCGCGATGCTGATCTTCGACCGCAGGCCAGGGGCGTGGCGGGTGCGCCAAATCCTCGACGACCCGGCCGGTGACCACGACTGGGGCTTCGAGGTCGAGGTGGACCTGGAGGCTTCTGATGAGGCGGGCGCCGCCGTGCTCGCCGTGGTCGACGCCGGCCGCCTCGGGCCGGATTAGCGGATTCCCGCCGCCGCCAAATACGATCGGGGGCGTAATGAGTGATCACGACCTTGAAGTACGGACGTCCCCGAAGGGCACGGCAGCGGCGAACCGGCTGGCGGCCGAAGCCGGCCGACGCCGAACCTTCGCGGTGATCAGCCACCCGGACGCCGGAAAATCGACCCTGACCGAAGCCCTCGTGCTGCACGCCAAGGTGATCACCGAGGCGGGCGCGATCCACGGCAAGGCGGGACGGCGCTCCACCGTGTCGGACTGGATGGAGATGGAGAAGGCCAGGGGTATCTCCATCACCTCGACGGCGCTGCAGTTCCCCTACACCTCCCCTGACGGGCAGGACTGCGTCATCAACCTGCTCGACACCCCCGGCCACGCCGACTTCTCCGAGGATACCTACCGGGTGCTGTCCGCCGTCGACTGCGCCGTGATGCTGATCGACGCGGCCAAGGGCCTGGAACCGCAGACGCTCAAGCTTTTTCAGGTCTGCCGCCACCGCGGAATCCCCATCCTCACCGTGATCAACAAGTGGGACCGCCCGGGCCGGTACGCCCTGGACCTGCTCGACGAGATCTCCGACCGCATCGGTCTCAAGCCCATGCCGCTGACGTGGCCGGTCGGTATCGCCGGTGATTTCAAAGGCGTCCTGGATCGCCGCACCGGCAACTTCATCCGGTTCACCCGCACCGCGGGCGGCGCCACCGCCGCCCCCGAGGAGCACATCCCGCCGGATCGTGCCCACGACGCCGCGGGCGACGACTGGGACACCGCGGTCGAGGAGTGCGAGCTGCTCAGCGCCGACGGCGGTGACTACGACCGGGAGGCCTTCCTCGCCGGCGCGGGAACCCCGGTGCTGTTCACCTCGGCGGCGTTGAACTTCGGGGTCAATCAGCTGCTGGACACCTTGGTGCGGCTGGCTCCCCCGCCCAGCGGGCAACTCGACGTCGACGGCAACCTGCGCAGCGTGGATTCGCCGTTCAGCGCGTTCGTCTTCAAGGTGCAGGCCGGGATGGACTCGGCGCACCGCGACCGGATCGCCTATGCCCGGGTCTGCTCGGGCACGTTCGAACGCGGCGACGTGCTGACCCACGCCGCCTCCGGCAAGCCGTTCGTCACCAAGTACGCCCAGTCGGTGTTCGGCCAGCAGCGCTCGACGCTGGACAGCGCATGGCCCGGCGATGTGATCGGTCTGGCCAACGCGGCCTCACTACGTCCCGGCGACACCCTGTTTCGCGATGTGCCCGTTCACTTTCCGCCCATCCCGAGCTTCTCCCCCGAGCATTTCGCTGTCGCCCGCGGCACCGACCCCAGCAAGCACAAGCAGTTCCGCAAGGGCATCGAGCAGCTCGACCAAGAGGGCGTCGTCCAGGTGCTGCGGTCGGACCGCCGTGGCGATCAGGCCCCCGTCCTGGCTGCCGTCGGCCCCATGCAGTTCGAAGTGGCCAGCCACCGGATGGCCACCGAGTTCAATGCACCGATTTCGCTGGAGTCGCTGCCGTACACGGTGGCCCGCGCCATCGACCCTGACGACGCCGAATTCGCCCAGAAGCAGGTGTCGATGGAAGTGCTGACCCGCACCGACGGCGTCATGCTGGCGCTGTTCACCACGAAGTGGCGGATGCAGGGCTTCTGCGAGGACAACCCGGGCGTGAAGCTGCGCTCGCTGGTGGCCGCCGGCGACAACTGACGCCGATGTGACGGCAGTCTCCAACGGCGCCTCAGGGGCTTGCGTGTGCAAGAAAACGGGTACTCCGCGAGTCAACCCCTGAAGGAGCCTCCCGTGCCCACAAACACTGCGGTCCTCGCGCCTGGCGCTACCCGCCCCACCACTGACACCGCGATGCGCCGCCATGTCAGCGCCGAACTCGACATCGACATCACCGCACCCACCACCCTGGTGTTTCAGATCGCGGTCGCCCCGCACCCGGGCGCCGAGGTCGACGAGTCGCTGTCGTTCGTTCTGGATGGCACCGCGATCACCGCATCGGAGATCAGCGGCGAGCACGGCAACCGCGTCCACAAGTTCGACGCCCCGGTCGGCCATCTACGGGTCGACTACTCCGCGACCGTCGTCGGCCAGACCGATCCCGCGCCCGTCTCCGAATATGACCTGACGAAGTACCTGCGGCCCAGTCGCTACGCCGAAGCCGACAAGTTCTACGGTTTCGCCGCAACAGAATTCGGTGCTTTAGCCGACTCGACAACCCTGTTGGAGAAGGTGTCGTCGTGGGTGGGCACCCGGCTGAATTATGTGCCTGGTTCCAGCGACCCGATCGACGGAGCCACCGACACCCTGTTGGCGGGCAACGGCGTGTGCCGCGACTATGCCCACCTGGTCGTCGCACTGCTGCGCGCGGTCAACGTGCCGGCCCGGCTGGTGTCGGTCTACGCACCGGGCCTGTCCCCGATGGACTTTCACGCCGTTGCCGAGGGGTTCGTCGACGGTCAGTGGCGGGTCGTCGATGCGACCTGCCTCGCGCCGCGGCAGACATTGGTACGGATCGCCACCGGACGTGACGCCGCCGACACCGCCTTCCTCGACAACCACAAGGGTGCGATCAACCTGGCCGATATGACGATCACCGCGACCTCGGACGGCGATCTGCCGAAGGACTCCACCGACCAATTGGTCTCGATCAGGTAGGCGCTACCGCCTGCTCCGCCTCGCGTGGAATCGAGAGCGCCACAATGAGTTCCAAGACGGACCTAGGGTCGTTGAGACGATCACCGAAGAGCTCGCGGAGTTGAGTCATGCGGTAGCGCACGGTCTGGGCGTGCACGAAGAGTTCGGCCGCGACGGCATCGCGCTGGCCCTGGTGCAGCAGCCACGACCGCAACGTCTCGGCCAGGCGCTCGGCGGAGTTGGGCCGCAATTGCGCCAACGGGGCCAGCACGGTGCGCCGCAAGTCCGCGGCGGCTTCGCGATCGGCACCGAGCACCAGCTCCACGAGGTGTGCTTCGGTGTCGACGACGTCGTCGCCATCGGGGGTCGCCAAGACATCGCGGGCTTGCAGAACTCGCCGATACGAGTCGTGCACGTGCATCCACGGGCGGGCCGGCCCGACCACCGCCCGTCGCCCCCGCAGTTCCCTCAACAACCGGGGCCGGCCACTTCCGTGCACGTCTGGAACCATCAGCAGCACAACGGATTCGGCGGCGTCGATGCCGGGCAGGTCTTCGCCGAGTCCCAGGGTGGACTGCCCGAAACGGGAGACGATGCCACGCATCTGAGCTGCCGGCACCAGCACGGCAGTCAGGGTCTCCGGCGGGACCCACCCGACCAGGTCCGCGCTCGCCAGCAGAGTCTCGGTCGGCGCTCCCAACCTGCATCAATTGGTTGCGGTTCGGGCTGAGCGTCCTGTTGCCCCGGCGGTGCGGGTGTCTGCCGATCGCGACGCGGACGCACTTGCCGCGGCTTTCGCCCTTGCGGTCGGCGTGACCACGCGAATAACCCTCTCGGGCAATACGAGTGGCTGACCGGCCGCCGGACGGATACGCGGGGAGCGGTGCGCTGCCGGACGGGCCGGGGCCACGGAAGCCTTGGGGGCCTGCGTGATTGGCGCCGTGTGGTCAGCCACCGAAGCCCGCACGGCAGCGACCGGTGTCGGGGTGGCGCTCGGGAAGAGCTTGGCGAGAAACGCCTGCACAGACTGAATGAAGCTCTGAACCATCTGGGAAACGACCACCAGCAGAAAGAGCGGAAAGAGCGCCACGCACGCAACGAGACCGCCAACCCATCCGCACAGAACGTCCGTCGTGCTGGCCGACGCTGACCTGGCTGCGGCGGGTGCCGACCGTGGCGCCGAGGCCGGTGCCGGTGCCGGCACCGTGACCCCGTTGCGCAAGTCGGTGACGACGGATTCGAGAAGCACCGTCG encodes:
- a CDS encoding RNA helicase, which encodes MTVPLLADPGDLSAVRAMGADPDGLFESFSAWAQAGGITLYPAQDEALIELISGANVVLATPTGSGKSLVATGALYSALATGRRSYYTAPIKALVSEKFFALCGIFGAANVGMLTGDAAVNAGAPIITCTAEVLANVALREGADADIGLVIMDEFHFYGDPDRGWAWQVPLLELPKAQFLLMSATLGDVTFLRGDLTRRTGRATALIADAERPVPLFFSYATTPMHETIGDLLDTKQAPIYVVHFTQASALERAQALMSVNVSSKDDKAAIADLIGAFRFSSAFGTTLSRLVRHGIGVHHAGMLPKYRRLVEQLAQAGLLKVICGTDTLGVGINVPIRTVVFSALSKYDGTRTRLLNAREFHQIAGRAGRAGYDTAGTVVVQAPDHEVENLKQFAKVADDPKKRRKLVRRKVPEGMVPWSESTMTRLIEAVPEPLTSSMRVSTAMILDVVDRPGDPFVAMRRLLTDNHEPRKRQLAHIREAVGIARSLLQAGILERLAEPEPDGRRYRLTVDLPPDFALNQPLSTFALAAIEVLDPASETYARDVVSVIEATLEDPRQILAAQLNKARGEAVAAMKAEGIEYDERIELLDDVTYPKPLDELLQHTFEVYLRSNPWAADGRLSPKSVVREMWERAFTFREFVSVYGLTRSEGAVLRYLSDAFKALRSGVPAAARTEELTDIVEWLGELVRQVDSSLLDEWEQLTNPDQPHDAPVAVPARPRPLTGNERAFTAMVRNALFRRVELFARRRAHDLGELDAAAGWTASRWQAVIDDYFDEHDDVGTGADARGPAMLIFDRRPGAWRVRQILDDPAGDHDWGFEVEVDLEASDEAGAAVLAVVDAGRLGPD
- a CDS encoding peptide chain release factor 3, with the protein product MSDHDLEVRTSPKGTAAANRLAAEAGRRRTFAVISHPDAGKSTLTEALVLHAKVITEAGAIHGKAGRRSTVSDWMEMEKARGISITSTALQFPYTSPDGQDCVINLLDTPGHADFSEDTYRVLSAVDCAVMLIDAAKGLEPQTLKLFQVCRHRGIPILTVINKWDRPGRYALDLLDEISDRIGLKPMPLTWPVGIAGDFKGVLDRRTGNFIRFTRTAGGATAAPEEHIPPDRAHDAAGDDWDTAVEECELLSADGGDYDREAFLAGAGTPVLFTSAALNFGVNQLLDTLVRLAPPPSGQLDVDGNLRSVDSPFSAFVFKVQAGMDSAHRDRIAYARVCSGTFERGDVLTHAASGKPFVTKYAQSVFGQQRSTLDSAWPGDVIGLANAASLRPGDTLFRDVPVHFPPIPSFSPEHFAVARGTDPSKHKQFRKGIEQLDQEGVVQVLRSDRRGDQAPVLAAVGPMQFEVASHRMATEFNAPISLESLPYTVARAIDPDDAEFAQKQVSMEVLTRTDGVMLALFTTKWRMQGFCEDNPGVKLRSLVAAGDN
- a CDS encoding transglutaminase family protein gives rise to the protein MRRHVSAELDIDITAPTTLVFQIAVAPHPGAEVDESLSFVLDGTAITASEISGEHGNRVHKFDAPVGHLRVDYSATVVGQTDPAPVSEYDLTKYLRPSRYAEADKFYGFAATEFGALADSTTLLEKVSSWVGTRLNYVPGSSDPIDGATDTLLAGNGVCRDYAHLVVALLRAVNVPARLVSVYAPGLSPMDFHAVAEGFVDGQWRVVDATCLAPRQTLVRIATGRDAADTAFLDNHKGAINLADMTITATSDGDLPKDSTDQLVSIR
- a CDS encoding CdaR family transcriptional regulator, translating into MGAPTETLLASADLVGWVPPETLTAVLVPAAQMRGIVSRFGQSTLGLGEDLPGIDAAESVVLLMVPDVHGSGRPRLLRELRGRRAVVGPARPWMHVHDSYRRVLQARDVLATPDGDDVVDTEAHLVELVLGADREAAADLRRTVLAPLAQLRPNSAERLAETLRSWLLHQGQRDAVAAELFVHAQTVRYRMTQLRELFGDRLNDPRSVLELIVALSIPREAEQAVAPT